One stretch of Prunus persica cultivar Lovell chromosome G1, Prunus_persica_NCBIv2, whole genome shotgun sequence DNA includes these proteins:
- the LOC18791160 gene encoding putative clathrin assembly protein At1g25240 — MKMKLWKKAAGLIKDRNSIWVASISRRTSYRNPDLEAIIIKATSHDETHVDYKNFHRVYQWVRTSPLYLKPLLWALSTRMAKTRSWVVALKGLMLMHGVFCCKIPSVQKIGRLPFDLSNFSDGHSKSAKIWACDPLVRAYFTYLDQRSAFFSTLVIKKNKGDQEEPALLEELGRLQKWQSLLDILLQIKPELNLTISTHNNNNSNTTTNNKVYLISEAMICLLTEIFDVYSRVCKGIARTLLKIYAAPGKQQAQLALGVVQKAAVQGEDLSLYLEFCTELGILSATDCPKVEQIPEEDIRDLQRIINEASVRNENRDVKNGVVDHAQEEEEEDKAIVMMRQRESSRGRNKILVYDQQQTASKRAFQTIITDKWEVFEEDLISWVSVDTTGFSDVSGNITITTSTPSSAVGAQYRNPFAAASSNMMIPYNAPAHNQVLPDLISF, encoded by the coding sequence atgaaaatgaaactcTGGAAAAAGGCTGCCGGGCTTATCAAAGACCGGAACAGCATATGGGTGGCCAGCATCTCCAGACGGACCTCGTACCGGAACCCGGATCTCGAggccatcatcatcaaggcCACCAGCCACGACGAAACCCACGTCGATTACAAGAACTTCCATAGAGTCTACCAATGGGTTCGCACATCTCCTCTCTACCTCAAGCCCCTCCTTTGGGCTCTCTCTACCCGCATGGCCAAGACTCGCTCTTGGGTTGTCGCTCTCAAAGGCCTCATGCTCATGCACGGCGTTTTCTGTTGCAAAATCCCATCCGTTCAGAAGATTGGCAGGCTGCCTTTTGATCTCTCCAATTTCTCCGACGGCCATTCCAAGTCCGCCAAAATATGGGCTTGTGATCCCCTGGTTCGCGCCTATTTTACATATTTGGACCAAAGATCCGCCTTTTTTAGTACGTTGGTGATCAAGAAGAACAAGGGCGATCAGGAGGAGCCTGCATTGTTGGAAGAGCTCGGGAGATTGCAAAAGTGGCAATCTTTGCTTGACATCCTTCTTCAGATCAAACCAGAGCTGAACTTGACGATCAGCACtcataacaacaacaacagcaacaccaccaccaacaacaaGGTTTATCTCATTTCCGAAGCCATGATTTGTTTGCTCACAGAGATCTTCGACGTGTATAGCAGGGTTTGCAAAGGGATCGCCCGAACGCTTTTGAAGATATACGCGGCTCCTGGCAAGCAACAGGCACAGCTAGCGCTTGGGGTTGTTCAGAAGGCAGCAGTTCAAGGAGAGGATCTCTCCTTGTACCTTGAATTTTGCACGGAATTGGGCATCCTCAGCGCCACGGATTGTCCTAAAGTTGAGCAGATTCCGGAAGAAGATATTAGAGACCTCCAACGGATAATCAATGAAGCTTCAGTGAGAAACGAAAACAGAGACGTGAAAAATGGTGTTGTCGATCATGcacaggaggaggaggaggaggacaaGGCCATTGTGATGATGAGACAAAGAGAAAGCAGCAGGGGTAGAAATAAAATACTGGTTTATGATCAGCAGCAAACGGCATCAAAGAGGGCCTTCCAGACAATCATCACAGACAAATGGGAGGTGTTTGAAGAAGATTTGATCAGCTGGGTCAGCGTAGATACGACTGGTTTCTCTGATGTGAGCGGCAATATCACTATTACAACAAGTACGCCGAGTAGTGCTGTGGGTGCACAATACAGAAACCCTTTTGCTGCAGCCTCTTCAAATATGATGATACCTTATAATGCACCTGCACATAACCAAGTTCTTCCAGATTTGATTAGTTTCTGA
- the LOC18789221 gene encoding uncharacterized protein LOC18789221 isoform X1 has product MNNISMGFSCGDDFEGEESEVALLDETREKQQHSSWGCGMEAPHNHVQLEVDFQFWPVEHPLEPPDEDRPVKCPMPDSSVINIDIVSCKMHLQDGGRQEKRSSESSAMRKRTEVSSAAAATYSKPRTDQMVVAVAEPPPAVRAVRKRHHNTLTRGDHMISPLRRMPPIPSLPTQSITIFQMLQQLDKFES; this is encoded by the exons ATGAACAACATCTCTATGGGATTTTCATGTGGGGATGATTTT GAAGGAGAGGAAAGTGAAGTTGCTCTTTTAGATGAAACGAGGGAGAAGCAGCAACACAGCAGCTGGGGGTGTGGTATGGAAGCTCCTCATAATCATGTGCAGCTTGAAGTCGACTTCCAGTTCTGGCCAGTAGAACATCCTTTGGAGCCACCCGATGAAGATCGCCCTGTCAAATGCCCCATGCCCGACTCTTCTGTTATCAAT ATTGATATTGTCTCATGTAAAATGCATTTACAGGATGGAGGAAGGCAGGAGAAAAGGTCGTCAGAGAGCAGCGCCATGCGTAAGAGAACAGAAGTATCATCTGCTGCTGCAGCAACTTATAGCAAACCAAGAACGGATCAGATGGTGGTGGCAGTGGCAGAGCCGCCTCCAGCTGTTCGAGCAGTGCGTAAGAGGCATCACAACACTCTCACCCGCGGCGACCATATGATATCACCGCTAAGGCGAATGCCACCCATTCCTTCTCTCCCAACCCAGAGCATTACCATCTTTCAAATGCTTCAGCAGTTAGACAAGTTCGAGTCTTGA
- the LOC18791232 gene encoding protein BASIC PENTACYSTEINE2, translating to MDDDALNMRNWGYYEPSFKGHLGLQLMSSMAERDTKAFVPGRDPAVMVSSNGAFHPRDCVVSDAPVPLNYMRDSWVNQRDKFLNMMPANPNYAVLPETSGAHSLQILQPPDSSRDERVARIEEPVANKEGGPSKKRGGGGAPKTPKVKKPRKPKDNNNPSVPRVKPAKKSLDVVINGINMDISGIPIPVCSCTGASQQCYRWGCGGWQSACCTTNVSMYPLPMSTKRRGARIAGRKMSQGAFKKVLEKLAAEGYNFANPIDLRGHWARHGTNKFVTIR from the coding sequence ATGGATGATGATGCATTGAACATGCGCAATTGGGGCTATTATGAGCCGTCTTTTAAAGGCCATCTTGGCCTGCAGCTCATGTCAAGCATGGCAGAGCGCGACACAAAAGCTTTTGTCCCTGGGCGTGATCCCGCAGTCATGGTTAGCTCCAATGGAGCCTTTCATCCTCGGGATTGTGTTGTATCAGATGCTCCTGTTCCACTGAACTATATGAGGGACAGTTGGGTAAACCAGAGAGATAAGTTTCTCAATATGATGCCTGCCAATCCTAACTATGCTGTTCTGCCAGAAACTTCAGGAGCTCACTCCTTGCAGATCTTACAGCCACCTGATTCGTCAAGGGATGAGAGGGTGGCTAGAATAGAAGAGCCAGTTGCCAATAAGGAAGGTGGCCCATCAAAGAAAAGAGGCGGCGGGGGTGCAccaaaaaccccaaaagtgaaaaagcCCAGGAAGCCAAAAGATAATAACAATCCTTCGGTTCCTCGTGTGAAGCCAGCAAAGAAGAGTTTGGATGTTGTGATAAACGGGATTAATATGGATATTTCAGGTATTCCAATTCCCGTCTGCTCATGCACTGGAGCTTCACAACAGTGTTATAGGTGGGGCTGTGGTGGTTGGCAATCTGCTTGTTGCACCACAAACGTATCTATGTACCCTTTGCCAATGAGTACTAAGCGACGTGGGGCGAGGATAGCTGGAAGGAAAATGAGTCAGGGTGCTTTCAAGAAGGTGTTGGAGAAGCTTGCAGCTGAAGGTTATAATTTTGCTAACCCAATTGATCTGAGGGGTCATTGGGCAAGACATGGTACCAACAAGTTCGTCACAATCAGGTAG
- the LOC18788859 gene encoding PHD finger protein MALE STERILITY 1 → MTSHLDFSGCKKRKRGERVFRFKSFGENGYPVGFVGSSFRENVKALLEYGHVEGGSLCSTSSTGMKCWSFQLQVHRHAPAHVVLFVVEEPIEASLNRHCKQCQYVGWGQHMVCNKKYHFVLPSADTMVAAAACLNCKGAKVSSSVGNGGTAAINGNAGNSSKSLVELEGHMMHGVFHSNGFGHLLCVNGLETGSDLAGHQILEFWDRLCTGLRARKVSLNDVSQKRGMELRLIHGVAYSEPWFGRWGYKFGRASFCVTQQMYQKAIEALQGMPLCLLIHDHLATSNHDIPLIFSRYHTLSDNSLVTLGDLFHFMLELKSRLPPTDQNSCIDSSYNPAMLVETNCRWSPKRVEMATRVIVEALKRAQFRWVSRQEVRDAARAYIGDTGLLDFVLKSLGNHIVGNYLVRRTLNPVTKVLEYCLEDISNHVSPNNQDGLLRNNPKMKAAWYKISKFQLMKDMFYLYKHILKDQKLSTGIFSAIPMAVRIIIDSKYLVKDYCCGEVPMEVELGLQGKSNIYCTVVLTHPDDEEIDHDQNYNKIISNNATLPPYECLSLKNNATVDELKKEVEWNFREIYWGLRGFVVEAIGNLKNAKGTDMIFGLVEAGQKIVVEGSNKDMRGLVKQEMYECGRREYVVDCPCGAKEDDGERMVGCDICEVRQHTLCVRIPNNEQVPNIFLCNRCEGEIILLPSP, encoded by the exons ATGACGTCCCATTTAGACTTTAGTGGGtgcaagaagaggaagagaggtGAGAGGGTGTTTAGGTTCAAGAGCTTCGGAGAAAATGGGTACCCAGTTGGGTTTGTTGGGTCGTCATTTAGGGAAAATGTAAAGGCCCTCCTTGAATACGGGCATGTGGAGGGTGGTAGCCTATGCAGCACTAGTTCTACTGGAATGAAGTGTTGGTCATTTCAGCTTCAAGTCCATCGCCATGCTCCTGCCCATGTCGTGCTCTTTGTCGTTGAAGAACCTATCGAGGCATCGCTCAATCGCCATTGCAAGCAATGCCAATATGTCG GCTGGGGGCAGCATATGGTTTGCAATAAGAAGTACCACTTTGTGTTGCCTTCTGCGGACACAATGGTGGCAGCGGCAGCTTGCTTGAATTGCAAAGGTGCCAAAGTCTCCTCCTCCGTTGGCAATGGGGGCACCGCGGCAATTAATGGGAATGCGGGAAATTCATCCAAAAGTTTAGTGGAATTAGAGGGTCATATGATGCACGGTGTGTTTCACTCTAACGGCTTCGGGCATTTGCTGTGTGTCAATGGGCTGGAAACCGGTTCCGACTTGGCTGGACACCAGATCCTTGAATTTTGGGATCGTTTATGCACCGGATTGCGAGCAAG GAAAGTGAGTTTGAATGACGTTTCACAGAAGAGAGGCATGGAGTTGAGGCTAATCCATGGAGTAGCATACAGCGAGCCATGGTTTGGTCGTTGGGGTTACAAATTCGGGCGTGCAAGTTTTTGTGTCACTCAGCAAATGTACCAAAAAGCCATTGAAGCACTACAAGGCATGCCCTTATGCTTGCTTATCCACGACCATCTTGCCACTTCCAACCATGACATTCCTCTCATCTTCTCAAGGTATCACACTCTGTCAGACAATTCTTTGGTCACTCTTGGTGACCTTTTCCATTTCATGCTAGAGCTCAAGTCCCGGTTGCCGCCCACAGACCAAAATTCATGCATTGATTCCTCCTATAACCCGGCAATGTTGGTGGAAACAAATTGTAGATGGTCCCCGAAAAGAGTTGAAATGGCGACTCGGGTGATTGTGGAGGCCTTGAAGAGGGCTCAGTTTAGGTGGGTGTCTAGGCAAGAAGTGAGGGACGCCGCTCGTGCCTATATAGGCGACACGGGGTTGTTAGATTTCGTGTTGAAGTCGTTGGGGAACCACATTGTGGGAAATTACCTGGTTCGCCGCACCTTAAACCCGGTGACTAAAGTTCTTGAGTATTGCTTGGAAGATATCTCCAATCATGTGTCCCCTAATAACCAAGATGGCTTGCTCAGGAACAATCCGAAAATGAAAGCTGCGTGGTACAAGATTTCGAAATTCCAGTTAATGAAGGACATGTTCTACTTGTACAAGCACATCCTCAAAGACCAGAAGCTCAGCACAGGGATCTTTTCAGCCATACCAATGGCTGTAAGGATCATTATTGACTCCAAGTACCTTGTGAAGGATTATTGTTGTGGTGAGGTGCCTATGGAGGTTGAACTAGGCCTTCAAGGCAAGTCAAACATCTACTGCACCGTGGTGCTAACACACCCCGATGACGAAGAGATTGATCATGATCAAAACTATAATAAGATTATAAGCAACAATGCAACATTGCCACCCTACGAGTGCCTCAGTTTGAAGAACAATGCGACAGTTGACGAGCTCAAGAAAGAAGTGGAATGGAATTTCAGGGAGATTTACTGGGGATTGAGGGGGTTTGTGGTGGAAGCAATTGGAAATTTGAAGAATGCGAAGGGGACAGATATGATTTTTGGGTTGGTTGAGGCGGGTCAGAAGATTGTGGTTGAAGGAAGCAACAAAGATATGAGAGGGCTTGTAAAACAGGAGATGTATGAATGTGGGCGGAGGGAGTATGTTGTGGATTGCCCTTGTGGTGCCAAGGAAGATGATGGGGAGAGAATGGTGGGTTGTGATATATGTGAAGTCAGGCAGCATACGCTTTGTGTTCGAATACCAAACAATGAACAAGTGCCTAATATATTTCTCTGCAATCGATGTGAAGGAGAAATCATACTTTTGCCTTCTCCATAG
- the LOC18789221 gene encoding uncharacterized protein LOC18789221 isoform X2 translates to MNNISMGFSCGDDFEGEESEVALLDETREKQQHSSWGCGMEAPHNHVQLEVDFQFWPVEHPLEPPDEDRPVKCPMPDSSVINDGGRQEKRSSESSAMRKRTEVSSAAAATYSKPRTDQMVVAVAEPPPAVRAVRKRHHNTLTRGDHMISPLRRMPPIPSLPTQSITIFQMLQQLDKFES, encoded by the exons ATGAACAACATCTCTATGGGATTTTCATGTGGGGATGATTTT GAAGGAGAGGAAAGTGAAGTTGCTCTTTTAGATGAAACGAGGGAGAAGCAGCAACACAGCAGCTGGGGGTGTGGTATGGAAGCTCCTCATAATCATGTGCAGCTTGAAGTCGACTTCCAGTTCTGGCCAGTAGAACATCCTTTGGAGCCACCCGATGAAGATCGCCCTGTCAAATGCCCCATGCCCGACTCTTCTGTTATCAAT GATGGAGGAAGGCAGGAGAAAAGGTCGTCAGAGAGCAGCGCCATGCGTAAGAGAACAGAAGTATCATCTGCTGCTGCAGCAACTTATAGCAAACCAAGAACGGATCAGATGGTGGTGGCAGTGGCAGAGCCGCCTCCAGCTGTTCGAGCAGTGCGTAAGAGGCATCACAACACTCTCACCCGCGGCGACCATATGATATCACCGCTAAGGCGAATGCCACCCATTCCTTCTCTCCCAACCCAGAGCATTACCATCTTTCAAATGCTTCAGCAGTTAGACAAGTTCGAGTCTTGA